From one Streptomyces sp. Q6 genomic stretch:
- a CDS encoding MFS transporter, producing the protein MTTAEPTRADDAEPGSGQVRIRVPAQPQQDREPSTAGAGPQGRPWWLRVARHPVTLATAVAAVLHLIWFFTFANSGGDLAAQDAWAEFVGRHPDSAYNLAWYGGMHPVSYSVVSPYLMSVLGVRTTMMVAGTLSAALLALILIRPRAVVRPLWPALAGVFALLCNAASGRVTFGLGMMFGLAAVAAVFCWPYRWRHRRWAKAAVAAPLAGLATACSPVAGLFVGLVAVALFLQKRRPGAYALGIAPTVVVGLSAWLFPFSGTQPMSFWSTLLPIAYGLLVCFLVPKEWVTVRITSAVYTLSVLLVWLISSQIGSNITRLPMLFAGVALLAALPFTVPRSRKWYVVVIAFVGLNGWIGFKSVDDVVRTTPEASWARELAPLVNELQDVGAERGRVEVVPARSHREASALAPYVNLARGWTRQADMKRNPLFYDDSLNSANYHEWLKRWAVRYVVLPKGEPDGAGSERERELVQRGLPYLKQVWGDANWQLFAVTDPTPMAEPNARVDAAEQSELTIEVTKPGHVLIRVPYSPWLAVVDEDGKALDAPRETEASQRAREGDDSLPKRFDNVHGCLFETAEDASGDQWTELVAPRAGTYHLAAPYKWWSRGTPCPDELR; encoded by the coding sequence GTGACCACAGCGGAGCCGACGCGCGCCGACGACGCCGAGCCGGGTTCCGGGCAGGTGCGAATACGGGTCCCCGCGCAGCCGCAGCAGGACCGGGAACCGTCCACCGCCGGAGCGGGACCGCAGGGCCGGCCGTGGTGGCTGCGTGTCGCCCGGCACCCCGTCACTCTCGCCACCGCCGTCGCCGCGGTGCTGCACCTCATCTGGTTCTTCACGTTCGCGAACAGTGGCGGCGACCTCGCCGCGCAGGACGCGTGGGCCGAGTTCGTCGGCCGGCACCCCGACTCCGCGTACAACCTCGCCTGGTACGGCGGCATGCACCCGGTGTCGTACAGCGTCGTGTCGCCGTATCTGATGTCGGTGCTCGGCGTACGGACGACGATGATGGTCGCCGGGACCCTCTCCGCGGCGCTCCTGGCCCTGATCCTGATCCGGCCGCGGGCCGTCGTCCGGCCGCTGTGGCCCGCCCTCGCCGGTGTCTTCGCGCTGCTGTGCAACGCCGCGTCGGGCCGCGTCACCTTCGGCCTCGGCATGATGTTCGGGCTCGCCGCGGTCGCCGCCGTCTTCTGCTGGCCCTACCGCTGGCGCCACCGGCGATGGGCGAAGGCGGCCGTCGCCGCGCCGCTCGCCGGGCTCGCCACGGCCTGCTCGCCGGTGGCGGGCCTGTTCGTGGGACTCGTCGCCGTCGCGCTCTTCCTCCAGAAGCGACGGCCCGGGGCGTACGCGCTGGGCATCGCGCCCACCGTCGTCGTCGGGCTGTCGGCGTGGCTGTTCCCGTTCTCCGGGACGCAGCCGATGTCGTTCTGGTCGACGCTGCTGCCGATCGCGTACGGCCTGCTCGTCTGCTTCCTGGTGCCCAAGGAGTGGGTGACGGTGCGGATCACGTCCGCCGTCTACACCCTGTCCGTGCTCCTGGTGTGGCTGATCAGTTCGCAGATCGGCTCGAACATCACGCGCCTGCCGATGCTGTTCGCGGGCGTCGCGCTGCTCGCCGCGCTGCCGTTCACCGTGCCGCGCTCGCGCAAGTGGTACGTCGTCGTCATCGCGTTCGTCGGGTTGAATGGCTGGATCGGGTTCAAGTCCGTCGACGACGTCGTCCGGACGACCCCGGAGGCGTCCTGGGCGCGCGAGCTTGCGCCCCTCGTCAACGAGTTGCAGGACGTCGGGGCCGAGCGCGGCCGCGTCGAGGTCGTGCCCGCCCGCTCCCACCGGGAGGCGTCCGCGCTCGCCCCGTACGTGAACCTGGCGCGCGGCTGGACCCGGCAGGCCGACATGAAGCGCAACCCGCTCTTCTACGACGACAGCCTCAACTCGGCGAACTATCACGAGTGGCTCAAGCGCTGGGCCGTGCGGTACGTGGTGCTGCCGAAGGGCGAGCCGGACGGCGCGGGCAGCGAGCGCGAGCGGGAGCTGGTGCAGCGCGGGCTGCCGTATCTGAAGCAGGTCTGGGGCGACGCCAACTGGCAGCTGTTCGCCGTCACCGACCCGACGCCCATGGCCGAGCCGAACGCACGCGTCGACGCCGCCGAGCAGAGCGAGCTGACCATCGAGGTGACCAAGCCGGGCCACGTCCTGATCCGCGTCCCGTACTCGCCGTGGCTCGCGGTCGTCGACGAGGACGGCAAGGCGCTGGACGCGCCGCGCGAGACGGAGGCGTCGCAGCGGGCGCGGGAGGGCGACGACAGCCTCCCCAAGCGGTTCGACAACGTGCACGGGTGCCTGTTCGAGACGGCGGAGGACGCGTCGGGGGACCAGTGGACCGAGCTCGTCGCCCCGCGGGCCGGCACGTACCACCTGGCGGCGCCCTACAAGTGGTGGTCCCGGGGCACGCCCTGCCCGGACGAGCTGCGGTAG
- a CDS encoding IclR family transcriptional regulator, which translates to MSQTVRRAIDILEFVARKPRTQTEVGEHLGVHRSTALRILESLTDGGLARRLPDGRYAVGHRLAGLAQLALEQFGLKDIAQERLRALGERCGHTVHLAALEGGQILYVDKIDPVDGVRLYAQIGRPVRPHTAAVAKAILAHIPRAQAAELLATCDFKAYTATTITSPDRFGTVLDETRARGFAVDDGEYEDYVNCLAVPVRDSGGDVVAAVSVTALKARADLAALEADVLPDLLSTAATISKELGWRP; encoded by the coding sequence GTGTCACAGACAGTCCGGCGGGCCATCGACATCCTTGAGTTCGTCGCCCGCAAGCCCCGCACCCAGACCGAGGTCGGCGAACACCTGGGGGTGCACCGGTCGACCGCGCTGCGCATCCTGGAGTCGCTGACCGACGGCGGGCTCGCGCGGCGGCTGCCCGACGGGCGGTACGCGGTCGGGCACCGGCTCGCCGGTCTCGCCCAACTCGCCCTGGAACAGTTCGGATTGAAGGACATCGCCCAGGAACGGCTGCGCGCGCTCGGCGAACGCTGCGGGCACACCGTGCACCTCGCCGCGCTCGAAGGCGGACAGATCCTGTACGTCGACAAGATCGACCCGGTGGACGGCGTGCGGCTGTACGCGCAGATCGGCCGGCCCGTACGGCCGCACACGGCCGCCGTCGCCAAGGCGATCCTCGCCCACATCCCGCGCGCACAGGCCGCCGAACTGCTCGCCACCTGCGACTTCAAGGCGTACACCGCCACGACGATCACGTCCCCCGACCGCTTCGGGACGGTCCTCGACGAGACGCGGGCGCGCGGCTTCGCCGTCGACGACGGCGAGTACGAGGACTACGTGAACTGCCTCGCCGTCCCCGTACGGGACAGCGGCGGGGACGTGGTCGCGGCCGTGTCCGTAACCGCGCTCAAGGCGAGGGCCGACCTGGCCGCCCTTGAGGCGGACGTGCTGCCGGATCTGCTGTCCACCGCCGCGACGATCTCCAAGGAGCTGGGATGGCGTCCCTGA
- a CDS encoding DoxX family protein — MSVAYVVVTVFAAVMAGFSAASVFLRAPWVVRPIADYGIPASWLPFLGTVKAAGAVGLLVGLAVPAIGVAAGIGLVLYFAGAVITVVRARWFAHVPFPLIYAAPVVAALLLA; from the coding sequence ATGTCTGTCGCCTACGTCGTCGTCACCGTGTTCGCCGCCGTCATGGCCGGTTTCTCCGCCGCCTCCGTCTTCCTGCGCGCCCCCTGGGTCGTGCGGCCCATCGCCGACTACGGCATCCCCGCCTCGTGGCTGCCGTTCCTCGGCACCGTGAAGGCGGCGGGCGCCGTGGGTCTGCTCGTCGGACTCGCCGTCCCGGCGATCGGCGTCGCCGCCGGGATCGGGCTCGTCCTGTACTTCGCCGGGGCCGTGATCACCGTCGTACGGGCCCGCTGGTTCGCGCACGTGCCGTTCCCGCTGATCTACGCCGCCCCGGTCGTCGCCGCTCTCCTCCTCGCGTGA
- a CDS encoding extracellular solute-binding protein, with product MRSPRGPVRLALAAVLLALSALTGGCSSGGGSPVVVLGPWTGAEGEAFTSVLRQLSRGSGHRYVYQGTRSLRETLVAQLAADAPPDVAILNSIGELTEYAAQNKLKPLDEAAAERAFPPWSPTLMVEGRRRTYWVPLKVDLKSLVWSRTGSPGGDPAWCVGMAAQATSGWPGTDWVEDILLHQAGPATYTQWATGRLDWAGSPAVKRAFTTWAGLLEARGKRSQRAIESSLTMSFWGTPDPDHPDGDARGLLGGSQPGCTHEHQASFVRYLYAPRDDIRVEPAARFLGGSPTYKKAFEVSGDMAAVLTDSPGAQELVRRLTSEEGRQEWSKAAEPHLRPFFPDATDPQPDDNPVAQEIASYLTHDADTLCFDASDVMPPVLRDAFYRAVLEYFRSPTAATLRTILAQLETVRTQIAATDTPRGVRRPTDICHLSGPAGD from the coding sequence GTGAGGAGCCCGCGCGGTCCCGTCCGGCTCGCCCTGGCCGCTGTCCTCCTGGCCCTCAGCGCGCTCACCGGAGGCTGCTCCTCCGGCGGCGGCTCCCCGGTCGTGGTGCTCGGCCCGTGGACCGGCGCGGAGGGCGAGGCGTTCACGTCCGTCCTGCGGCAGCTGTCGCGGGGGTCCGGGCACCGGTACGTCTACCAGGGCACCCGCTCGCTGCGCGAGACGCTCGTCGCCCAGCTCGCCGCCGACGCGCCCCCGGACGTCGCCATCCTCAACAGCATCGGCGAACTCACCGAGTACGCCGCGCAGAACAAGCTCAAGCCCCTCGACGAGGCGGCCGCCGAGCGCGCCTTCCCGCCCTGGTCCCCCACCCTCATGGTGGAGGGGCGCCGCCGCACCTACTGGGTGCCGCTCAAGGTCGACCTCAAGAGCCTGGTGTGGAGCAGGACGGGCTCCCCGGGCGGCGACCCCGCCTGGTGCGTGGGGATGGCGGCACAGGCCACGTCGGGCTGGCCGGGCACCGACTGGGTCGAGGACATCCTGCTGCACCAGGCGGGCCCGGCGACGTACACGCAGTGGGCGACGGGCCGCCTCGACTGGGCCGGGTCCCCCGCGGTGAAGCGGGCGTTCACCACGTGGGCCGGCCTCCTCGAAGCGCGCGGCAAGCGCTCGCAGCGCGCCATCGAGTCGTCCCTGACGATGTCGTTCTGGGGGACGCCCGACCCCGACCACCCGGACGGGGACGCGCGCGGTCTGCTCGGCGGCTCGCAGCCCGGGTGCACGCACGAGCACCAGGCGTCGTTCGTCCGCTACCTGTACGCGCCCCGGGACGACATCCGCGTGGAGCCCGCGGCCCGCTTCCTCGGGGGTTCGCCCACGTACAAGAAGGCCTTCGAGGTGTCCGGCGACATGGCGGCGGTCCTGACGGACAGCCCCGGCGCGCAGGAGCTGGTGCGGCGGCTGACCAGCGAGGAGGGGCGGCAGGAGTGGTCGAAGGCGGCCGAGCCGCACCTGCGGCCCTTCTTCCCCGACGCCACGGACCCGCAGCCCGACGACAACCCGGTGGCGCAGGAGATCGCCTCCTACCTCACGCACGACGCGGACACGCTCTGCTTCGACGCGTCGGACGTGATGCCGCCGGTGCTGCGGGACGCGTTCTACCGGGCGGTCCTGGAGTACTTCCGCTCTCCGACGGCCGCAACGCTGCGCACGATCCTGGCCCAGCTGGAGACGGTGCGGACGCAGATCGCGGCGACGGACACCCCTCGGGGCGTGCGGCGGCCGACGGACATCTGCCACCTCTCCGGCCCGGCCGGCGACTGA
- a CDS encoding GNAT family N-acetyltransferase, translated as MPTELKPTIPPGTLAATPQPTLTTADGELQLRPAESSDAQAIYEAFQDPALRFWHARTMESPQEARTWIEGTHEDWRSERAAQWIVARAGDGAPLGRMALRTMDLLEGLAEIGYWVLPAARGRAVAPRALATVTDWALAAGFHRVELLHSTRNEPSCRVAEKTGYPLEGTRRSSALHTDGWHDMHVHVRLQNP; from the coding sequence ATGCCGACAGAGCTGAAGCCGACGATCCCGCCGGGCACCCTGGCCGCGACGCCCCAGCCGACCCTGACCACGGCCGACGGCGAACTACAGCTGAGACCTGCCGAGTCGAGCGACGCGCAGGCGATCTACGAGGCCTTCCAGGATCCGGCGCTGCGCTTCTGGCACGCGCGGACCATGGAATCGCCGCAGGAGGCGCGCACCTGGATCGAGGGGACGCACGAGGACTGGCGGAGCGAGCGGGCCGCGCAGTGGATCGTGGCGCGGGCGGGCGACGGGGCCCCGCTCGGCCGCATGGCCCTGCGCACCATGGACCTCCTGGAGGGCCTCGCCGAGATCGGCTACTGGGTGCTGCCCGCCGCCCGCGGCCGGGCCGTCGCCCCCAGGGCCCTGGCCACGGTGACCGACTGGGCCCTGGCGGCCGGCTTCCACCGCGTCGAATTGCTGCACTCGACGCGGAACGAGCCGTCGTGCCGGGTGGCGGAGAAGACCGGCTACCCACTGGAGGGGACGCGTCGCAGCTCGGCGCTGCACACCGACGGCTGGCACGACATGCACGTCCACGTCCGCCTCCAGAATCCGTAG
- a CDS encoding tetratricopeptide repeat protein, which produces MHLLRCRLRLRVALRTDPDDADLKLAEEELRGAVDAIGRERSRHDWRVDWHQGLLALARDDVVSARDHFDQVYGAIPGEYAPKLALGYCAEHLGHRAERRSGGEAALGHWHEALTFYEAVRLRNPSLGSAAFGAARTRLALGGAGARAAAIDALDAVPQHSRHRTAARTATVRIAVEHVDGTDTLEEALVRLGRLFNEHGLTDEQARVRMKAEVWEAAQRLVVAGTVDAAGLAHLSRATAARDDEARDAGGRLEFPSQGRELGTHLSGFYLMLARQAARSEDLPHADEIAERLLDRAYLVRPMALRHHRDRRPLPALLHPLLRRGV; this is translated from the coding sequence GTGCACCTGCTGCGCTGCCGGTTGAGGCTGCGTGTCGCGCTGCGCACCGATCCGGACGACGCCGACCTGAAGCTCGCCGAGGAGGAGCTGCGCGGCGCCGTCGACGCCATCGGCCGCGAGCGCTCGCGGCACGACTGGCGCGTCGACTGGCACCAGGGCCTCCTCGCGCTCGCCCGCGACGACGTCGTCTCGGCACGCGACCACTTCGACCAGGTCTACGGCGCGATCCCCGGCGAGTACGCGCCCAAGCTCGCCCTCGGCTACTGCGCCGAGCACCTCGGCCACCGGGCGGAACGCCGGTCCGGCGGCGAGGCGGCCCTCGGGCACTGGCACGAGGCGCTCACCTTCTACGAGGCGGTACGACTGCGCAATCCGTCGCTCGGCAGCGCGGCGTTCGGCGCCGCCCGCACCCGTCTCGCGCTCGGCGGCGCGGGCGCCCGCGCCGCCGCCATCGACGCCCTGGACGCGGTGCCGCAGCACTCCCGGCACCGCACGGCCGCGCGGACCGCGACGGTGCGGATCGCCGTCGAGCACGTGGACGGCACCGACACCCTGGAGGAGGCGCTGGTGCGGCTCGGCCGGCTCTTCAACGAGCACGGGCTCACCGACGAGCAGGCCCGCGTCCGGATGAAGGCCGAGGTGTGGGAGGCGGCGCAGCGCCTGGTGGTGGCGGGCACCGTCGACGCGGCGGGCCTCGCCCACCTGTCCCGGGCCACCGCGGCCCGCGACGACGAGGCGCGCGACGCCGGAGGACGCCTCGAATTTCCCTCTCAGGGGCGTGAGTTGGGCACGCATCTCTCCGGGTTCTATCTGATGCTGGCCCGTCAGGCGGCCCGCTCCGAGGATCTGCCGCACGCCGACGAGATCGCCGAACGCCTCCTGGACCGCGCCTACTTGGTCCGCCCGATGGCGCTGCGGCACCACAGGGACCGGCGCCCGCTGCCCGCCCTGCTGCACCCCCTGCTGAGGCGAGGCGTGTGA
- a CDS encoding D-alanyl-D-alanine carboxypeptidase, translated as MLKSPVAGGSAPESDVERTSRFVPLKPLDDSANAKAKAKPNASAPTGTPVEPAVPERTTQQPLPPKPPIDLLAELTNTPPPPETRVRTTVRRFKIWTPVVLLLVVVFAIVQAVRPLPTPTLSLTAQETVSFEGGKPSVPWPGQGQAAMDVNGIGTFGTSGSQKPVPIASIAKVMTVYVILRDHPLKTGAKGPMIPVDAAAQKHYETGKAENESVVKVTEGQKISEYEALQAVMLPSANNIAKLLARWDTGETSEDAFVEKMNKTAAELGMKNTTYTDPSGLDKTTVSTAEDLVKLGRAAMENPVFKEISRQNKYTDLNGDEQKNFLGLVPTVAVGIKTGTTTAAGGNILFAAEKTVDGKPQTIIGAVLGQYGSNGVANIDEVTSATRKLIEAGQQALTAKTIVKKGDVVGEVDDGMGGTTPVVATKDVSAVGWSGLTVRLALDDRKGETVPHAAKAGTEVGVLSVGDGKNDAVEVPVALQEDLAEPGLGAKIKRVG; from the coding sequence ATGCTCAAGTCGCCCGTCGCCGGCGGTTCCGCGCCGGAGAGCGACGTCGAGCGCACGAGCCGGTTCGTCCCGCTGAAGCCGCTCGACGACAGTGCGAACGCGAAGGCGAAGGCAAAGCCGAACGCGAGCGCGCCGACCGGGACCCCGGTGGAGCCCGCCGTGCCCGAGCGGACCACGCAGCAGCCGCTGCCGCCGAAGCCGCCGATCGACCTGCTCGCGGAGCTGACCAACACCCCGCCGCCCCCGGAGACCCGGGTCCGCACCACTGTGCGGCGGTTCAAGATCTGGACGCCGGTCGTCCTGCTCCTGGTCGTCGTGTTCGCGATCGTGCAGGCCGTGCGCCCGCTGCCGACGCCCACCCTGAGCCTGACCGCGCAGGAGACCGTCTCGTTCGAGGGCGGCAAGCCGTCCGTGCCCTGGCCCGGCCAGGGACAGGCGGCGATGGACGTGAACGGCATCGGCACGTTCGGCACGTCCGGCAGCCAGAAGCCCGTACCGATCGCGAGCATCGCCAAGGTCATGACGGTCTACGTCATCCTGCGCGACCACCCGCTCAAGACCGGTGCGAAGGGGCCGATGATCCCCGTCGACGCGGCCGCGCAGAAGCACTACGAGACCGGCAAGGCCGAGAACGAGTCGGTGGTCAAGGTCACCGAGGGCCAGAAGATCTCCGAGTACGAGGCGCTCCAGGCGGTCATGCTGCCGTCCGCCAACAACATCGCCAAGCTGCTGGCCCGCTGGGACACCGGCGAGACCTCCGAGGACGCGTTCGTCGAGAAGATGAACAAGACGGCCGCGGAGCTGGGGATGAAGAACACGACGTACACCGACCCCAGCGGGCTCGACAAGACGACCGTGTCCACCGCCGAGGACCTGGTGAAGCTGGGGCGCGCCGCGATGGAGAACCCCGTCTTCAAGGAGATCTCCCGGCAGAACAAGTACACGGACCTCAACGGGGACGAGCAGAAGAACTTCCTCGGACTCGTCCCGACCGTCGCCGTCGGCATCAAGACCGGCACCACCACCGCGGCGGGCGGCAACATCCTCTTCGCCGCGGAGAAGACCGTCGACGGCAAGCCGCAGACGATCATCGGCGCGGTCCTCGGCCAGTACGGGAGCAACGGCGTCGCCAACATCGACGAGGTCACCTCGGCCACCCGCAAGCTGATCGAGGCGGGTCAGCAGGCGCTCACCGCGAAGACCATCGTGAAGAAGGGCGACGTCGTCGGCGAGGTCGACGACGGCATGGGCGGCACGACCCCGGTCGTCGCCACGAAGGACGTCTCCGCCGTCGGCTGGTCGGGCCTGACCGTCCGGCTCGCCCTGGACGACCGCAAGGGCGAGACGGTGCCGCACGCGGCGAAGGCCGGCACCGAGGTCGGCGTGCTCAGCGTCGGCGACGGCAAGAACGACGCCGTCGAGGTGCCCGTCGCCCTCCAGGAGGATCTGGCCGAGCCGGGCCTCGGCGCGAAGATCAAGCGCGTCGGATAA
- a CDS encoding sugar kinase produces MRPTPDVVCLGETMAQAAPADGRGLEHSREIRLAVAGAESTVAQYLADLGHRAAWVSRVGDDPFGRRIVASVAARGVDVGGVRSDPGAPTGVYFKDPGPDGTRVHYYRRGSAASRMTPADADAIPFGPEGVRLLHLTGITPALSDGCAALVDRVMERAADAGSLVSFDVNHRPALWSSPVVAADTLLGLARRADVVLVGRDEGEALWGAATADALREVIAPRGVLVVKDGAVGATEFDGGAVEFVAAPAVDVVEPVGAGDAFAAGYLSGLLNGAAPRERLALGHLLAGRTLRSVEDYVPVDPMNSAHAKGV; encoded by the coding sequence ATGCGACCGACCCCTGACGTGGTCTGCCTCGGCGAGACCATGGCCCAGGCCGCCCCGGCCGACGGGCGCGGCCTGGAGCACAGCCGGGAGATACGCCTCGCCGTCGCGGGCGCCGAGTCGACCGTCGCGCAGTACCTCGCCGATCTCGGACACCGGGCCGCCTGGGTCAGCCGGGTCGGCGACGACCCGTTCGGACGGCGGATCGTGGCCTCGGTCGCCGCGCGCGGCGTGGACGTCGGCGGCGTACGGAGCGATCCCGGCGCCCCCACCGGCGTCTACTTCAAGGACCCGGGACCCGACGGCACCCGCGTGCACTACTACCGGCGCGGTTCCGCGGCCTCCCGGATGACGCCCGCCGACGCCGACGCCATCCCCTTCGGGCCCGAGGGCGTCCGCCTGCTGCACCTGACCGGCATCACCCCGGCCCTGTCGGACGGGTGCGCCGCGCTCGTGGACCGGGTCATGGAGCGGGCCGCTGACGCCGGATCCCTCGTGTCGTTCGACGTCAACCACCGCCCCGCGCTGTGGAGTTCACCGGTTGTCGCCGCCGACACGCTGCTCGGCCTCGCCCGGCGCGCCGACGTCGTCCTCGTCGGGCGGGACGAGGGCGAGGCCCTGTGGGGCGCCGCCACCGCCGACGCGCTGCGCGAGGTGATCGCCCCGCGCGGGGTCCTCGTCGTCAAGGACGGGGCCGTCGGCGCCACCGAGTTCGACGGCGGAGCCGTGGAGTTCGTGGCCGCGCCCGCCGTCGACGTCGTCGAACCGGTCGGCGCGGGGGACGCCTTCGCCGCCGGATATCTGAGCGGACTCCTGAACGGCGCGGCCCCGCGTGAACGTCTCGCTCTCGGGCACCTGCTCGCCGGGCGGACCCTGCGCAGCGTCGAGGACTACGTGCCCGTCGATCCCATGAACTCCGCTCACGCGAAAGGCGTCTGA
- a CDS encoding bifunctional 4-hydroxy-2-oxoglutarate aldolase/2-dehydro-3-deoxy-phosphogluconate aldolase, giving the protein MSPTSPVSRTFDELFGAVPVMAILRGMSEEKSVELAVRAWDVGVECVEVPVQDEEAARVLRAVVAAGAERGKPVGAGTVTSARRLGWAVSAGAAFTVAPGLDTEVARDSVAAGLPHLPGVATPTEVQAARGLGLDWLKAFPASVLGTGWFRAMRGPFPEVPFVATGGIDAENAGAYLDAGARVVAVGSALEDPDQLPLLADLLRR; this is encoded by the coding sequence ATGAGCCCCACGAGCCCCGTGAGCCGCACCTTCGACGAGTTGTTCGGCGCCGTGCCCGTCATGGCCATCCTGCGCGGCATGAGCGAGGAGAAGTCCGTCGAACTCGCCGTGCGGGCATGGGACGTGGGTGTGGAGTGCGTCGAGGTTCCCGTACAGGACGAGGAGGCCGCCCGGGTGCTGCGGGCCGTCGTCGCCGCGGGGGCCGAGCGCGGGAAGCCGGTCGGCGCGGGCACCGTGACGTCGGCGCGGCGCCTCGGGTGGGCGGTGTCTGCGGGGGCGGCGTTCACCGTGGCCCCGGGGCTCGACACGGAGGTGGCGCGGGACAGCGTCGCGGCCGGACTGCCGCATCTGCCCGGGGTCGCCACGCCCACGGAGGTGCAGGCCGCGCGGGGCCTCGGCCTCGACTGGCTGAAGGCGTTCCCGGCGAGCGTGCTGGGGACCGGGTGGTTCCGGGCCATGCGGGGGCCGTTCCCGGAGGTGCCGTTCGTCGCGACGGGAGGCATCGACGCGGAGAACGCCGGGGCCTACCTCGACGCCGGGGCCAGGGTCGTCGCCGTGGGCTCGGCACTGGAGGACCCCGACCAACTCCCGCTGCTGGCAGATCTGTTGAGGCGGTAG
- a CDS encoding serine/threonine-protein kinase, which produces MEGDSSGPLIVMSPSGVPRDADVVLPEEGPDVTALPEVRPRQSVDTGEDDGMPGLVAGELLAGQYRVVRRLGLGGMGDVYLARDEKVDEREVAVKTLRPGQAAFAERALREERQAFADLNHEGIIPVFNYGTHERVGDFLVLPYVDGLNLDEVRALARTDPERFGGARFHEFVLAYGIRILSALEHLHVRPPGSGVLVYGDLKPQNVMHDVSAIKVVDVGSIRPAGAPGLTTYGFRAPNVPLTPPEVAGAGQPQDDLFGLGETLRTLCGLGENHRDLAALGALGRLREGDTLAARAALLTTTPAPSGLGLVSLARVLRRATRSTPADRFADAREMDDQLRGVWRELRSLRTRDETFEPSPLFLQSPYALDAGLGTAPALPRWATPAGETPPGPLHEPPAPADAAARLPVPRPDPDDAHHAALSRLADADPAALLQNTADWRDSPKCTCCAAG; this is translated from the coding sequence ATGGAGGGGGACTCCTCGGGGCCACTGATCGTCATGTCGCCATCGGGCGTGCCGCGTGACGCCGATGTCGTCCTGCCCGAGGAAGGGCCCGACGTCACGGCGCTCCCCGAGGTCAGGCCGCGCCAGTCGGTGGACACCGGCGAGGACGACGGAATGCCGGGACTCGTGGCCGGAGAGCTGCTCGCCGGACAGTACCGGGTCGTCCGGCGGCTCGGACTCGGCGGGATGGGCGACGTGTATCTCGCGCGCGACGAGAAGGTCGACGAGCGGGAGGTCGCCGTCAAGACGCTGCGGCCCGGCCAGGCCGCCTTCGCCGAGCGGGCGCTGCGCGAGGAACGGCAGGCGTTCGCCGACCTCAACCACGAGGGCATCATCCCCGTCTTCAACTACGGCACCCACGAGCGGGTGGGCGACTTCCTCGTCCTGCCCTACGTCGACGGGCTCAACCTGGACGAGGTGCGGGCCCTCGCCCGGACCGATCCGGAGCGGTTCGGCGGCGCCCGGTTCCACGAGTTCGTCCTCGCGTACGGGATCCGGATCCTGTCGGCCCTGGAGCATCTGCACGTACGACCGCCGGGCTCCGGAGTCCTCGTCTACGGCGATCTGAAGCCGCAGAACGTGATGCACGACGTCTCCGCGATCAAGGTCGTCGACGTCGGCTCCATCCGGCCCGCGGGCGCCCCCGGCCTGACGACGTACGGGTTCCGCGCGCCGAACGTGCCGCTCACGCCGCCCGAGGTGGCGGGCGCCGGCCAACCGCAGGACGACCTGTTCGGGCTCGGCGAGACCCTGCGGACCCTGTGCGGGCTCGGCGAGAACCACCGCGACCTCGCCGCGCTCGGCGCGCTCGGCCGGCTGCGCGAGGGCGACACCCTCGCGGCGCGGGCCGCCCTCCTGACGACGACACCCGCCCCGTCCGGCCTCGGCCTGGTCTCGCTGGCCCGGGTACTGCGCCGCGCCACCCGCTCGACACCGGCCGACCGGTTCGCCGACGCCCGCGAGATGGACGACCAACTGCGCGGCGTGTGGCGGGAGTTACGTTCGCTGCGCACCCGGGACGAGACGTTCGAGCCGTCGCCGCTGTTCCTCCAGTCCCCGTACGCGCTCGACGCCGGACTCGGCACCGCGCCCGCCCTGCCGCGCTGGGCCACGCCGGCCGGCGAGACCCCGCCGGGGCCGCTGCACGAACCGCCGGCCCCCGCCGACGCCGCCGCCCGGCTCCCGGTGCCGCGCCCCGACCCGGACGACGCCCACCACGCCGCGCTCAGCCGGCTCGCCGACGCCGACCCGGCGGCGCTCCTCCAGAACACCGCCGACTGGCGCGACTCCCCGAAGTGCACCTGCTGCGCTGCCGGTTGA